A single window of Candidatus Saccharibacteria bacterium DNA harbors:
- a CDS encoding metal-sensitive transcriptional regulator, with amino-acid sequence MITSIKKRAIHRSRIIEGQFKGLVRAIEKEEYCIDILTQSLAIQQSLRSLNKLILENHMETHLKENMQQDDILTQQKAIQDMLRIYDLTNIRG; translated from the coding sequence ATGATTACATCTATCAAAAAACGCGCTATCCATAGATCAAGAATAATAGAAGGACAATTCAAGGGTCTAGTAAGGGCAATTGAAAAAGAAGAATACTGTATAGATATCCTGACACAAAGCCTAGCAATCCAGCAATCATTACGCTCTCTCAACAAATTAATACTAGAAAATCACATGGAAACACACCTGAAAGAAAACATGCAACAAGATGACATATTGACTCAACAAAAAGCAATCCAAGACATGTTACGCATTTATGACCTAACAAATATCAGAGGTTAA